TTGTCGCGCACAACATACCTCCGGTCGACGACCCCGCGCCGTCACGCGTCGGTAGCCGGACGGAAACACGCGGCGCGCACGATGGCGGTCGTCCCGAGGAGGTGGCGGCTCGATGCTGTGGCGTGTGCACGTGGAGCTGGAGGACCGGCCCGGCCGGCTGGGCGAGCTCGCCACGGCGGTCGGCGACGCGGGGTGCAACATCATCTCGCTGCACGTCGTCGGCGAGCCGGCCGACGACGGGTCGGTCACCGACGAGCTGCTGGTCCGGGTACCGCCGGGGATCGACGCGGCGGAGATGGCGGCCGCGGTCGAGCGGGCCGGGATCCCGTGCTCGCTGCTGGTGCGGGCCGACGCCCAGGAGCTCGCCGATCCCGCGACGACGGCGCTCGCGCTCGCGCGCATGGTGGCGGCCGACCCGGGGAGCGCCCCGCGGGCGGTCGCGACGATGCTGCGCGCGCGCCTGGTCGATCCGGCCGATCCCGATCCGGGCGGTCACACCCACGCCCTGCGCGTGGGGGCGCGGCAGCTGCGCCTGGGCCGGGCCTGGCCGTTCACCGCCACCGAGATCTCCCGCGCCGCCGCGCTGCTGGAGCTCGCGGCGCAGCTCGCGCTGCGCCCGCCCACCGCGCCCGAGCGCGACGACCGCATCCTGCTCCTGCGCGACGGCTCCGAGGTGCGGATGCGCGCCGCCACCCCGGGCGACGCCCCGCTGGTCGCGGCCCTGCACGCCCGCTGCTCCCCGGCCACGCGGCGGTCCCGCTTCCTCAGCCCCGCCCCGCGGCTGGACGCCGCCGAGCTGGAACGCCTCCTCGGGGGCGACGACGGCGAGGCCGTCCTCGCGATCACCGTGGACGGCGGCAGCGCCGTGGGCATCGCCACCTTCGGCCCGGACGGCCCGACCGCGGCCCGGTTCGGCGTGCTCGTCGCGGACGCCTGGCACGGCCGCGGCGTCGGCACGTCCCTGCTGCGGCGGATGGCCGACATGGCCGCCGACCGCGGACTGTCCGAGCTGACGGGCGTCGCACGCCCCGACGACCTCGGCGTCACGCGCCTGCTGCGCCGGGCCGGGCTGCGCCCGTCGGCGGAGATCTCCGACGGCGAGGTGCGGCTGCGCGCCGCCCTGCCGACCTCGAGCGGGACCCTGGTCGGGTAGTCCCCCGGGAAGGGGCGGCCCGCAGGCCGCCCCTTGCCCGGACCGGTCAGGACTCCGCGGGCGCGATCCGCGAGCCGGTGCCCGGCGAGAACACGTGCTCCTCGCCCGGGCGGATGGCCAGGTGGATGATCTCGCCCTTGCGCGGGGGCGTACGGGCGTCGACGCGCACGGTGAGCAGCTTGGCGTCGCCCGCGACGGACCCGTCGTCGATCTTCAGGCTGCCGTAGGCGAACGCGTCGGACCCGAGCTCCTCGACGACGACGACCTCGAACGGGAAGCCCTCGCCGTCGCCGACCACCGAGATCGACTCCGGGCGGAACCCGAGCGTCGCCGTGCGCGCACCCTCGGCCGACAGGGCCGAGCGGACCGAGCGCTGCAGCGGCAGGGTGTGC
This sequence is a window from Pseudonocardia petroleophila. Protein-coding genes within it:
- a CDS encoding GNAT family N-acetyltransferase; the encoded protein is MLWRVHVELEDRPGRLGELATAVGDAGCNIISLHVVGEPADDGSVTDELLVRVPPGIDAAEMAAAVERAGIPCSLLVRADAQELADPATTALALARMVAADPGSAPRAVATMLRARLVDPADPDPGGHTHALRVGARQLRLGRAWPFTATEISRAAALLELAAQLALRPPTAPERDDRILLLRDGSEVRMRAATPGDAPLVAALHARCSPATRRSRFLSPAPRLDAAELERLLGGDDGEAVLAITVDGGSAVGIATFGPDGPTAARFGVLVADAWHGRGVGTSLLRRMADMAADRGLSELTGVARPDDLGVTRLLRRAGLRPSAEISDGEVRLRAALPTSSGTLVG